CGCATACTACCTACCGGCCGCCACACTACCGGTATTGGTACCGACCGAGCTTCATTCAGTTCAAAGAAGTATTTCACATTTTTAGGGTGGGGTTGATCTCGATCAACGTAGTTCTAAAACTGTTGGGAGGGAGTATGTAAATCGCTTCGAATGAAGCTGTTCACATAATTATCATCGAACTTCACTTTGCAAGTTCGTTTGATTGTCAATTATGTTTCACAGCTTCATTCTTTGCGATTTATTATTAACGTGTTGTAGGATGTTTAGAGCATTTGGAATTAATGTGAAATACGGTAAGCAAAGACAATCAAGTTtgtatacataattttattttctttaattacacAGGTAAGTAATCAACAATTTAGTTTTAACTGACATGTGTTTAATTTATAGAGAGTATGGTGTTGGCAAATTGATTTGGGTCCGACACTAAATctctattattataaaatttagcGAAGACGGAAGAAGATTCAGTCCACCCTGCTGTCTTTCTAATCAAGTCAATGCTGACGCCGAGCCGACCGGCTGCAGATGTGGCTGCGTGCCGTGTGCTGTGTCCACTGAAAATTGATGTATCTATTCCACTGCGAGCTAGCGTATCTTTGATCCAACGACTAAGTGTTTGTTTTGTGACTTTGGAAAACGGTTTtttataacttataaataaatattcatgatCTTTTCGTAATGATTGGGTTTTATTTATATAGGAAACTAGACATCGAGCGGGGCATATTTCTGGGCGTAAATTAAAGTATGGTAATCTCAATAGTGGTTGTGAAGCGTTTAACTTTGATGTTTTTATAAGATCAGGAATTTTTATAGATACAGAATTAGTCTGTTGGATAACGTTAGGTAATTTGACGAGTGAAAATGTTTGCACACGGTGCGCAGTCACTAAAGCCAATAATGTCAATGTCTTTTTTGAAAGTTTTTCTAAACTGAGGTTTTCATTTGGCCAATGTTGTGCTAAGTAATTTAGAACTACAGCAGGATCCCAAGTGGCATTGTATCTAGGATTTGGAGGCCTCAGTTTAGAAACTCCTTTCATAAATCTTCGAACTCTTTCATCATCTAATTTATATCCGAATAACAATGATAAGGCAGATTTAAACGAATTGATTGTCCCGTATCTAGCTCCTTTGTTGTAAACAATTGTCAAAAAATCCAGTATATCGTTAATTGATACATTTGTATAATCAAAATTTTTGCTATTACAGTACTGTATCCATTCTCTAACACATCCATCATATTGACTATAAGTTGACTCAGTTAACGATGCTTACATGATTTCTATAGTCTGAGGAGCTAAAGATTTCTTTAATAATGTTTGCCGGAAAGCTTCGCGGCAACCAATTTTAGGGTTTTGTGGAGCTGGTGTGTGTTCCTGAAAGGAGATTTCAATAGGTCAATGTTAGGTTCAAAAACTACGGCAACGGAAATCATCAATTTTTGAAACAACGGATACCAGGGCTGGGTAGGCCAATATGGTGCCACAACAATACCTTCTGCCTTATCATCAATAATCTTTTGAAGTAACTTAGTAAGTAGAGCGAATGGTGGAAACGCGTAGAAATAAATGCCTTGCCACGATATAGTGAACGCATCTATTGCTTTTGCTTCAGGATCCATTTTCCAAGTTACATAAACAGGACACTTGGCATTGCATCTACTAGCAAACAAATCTATCTGAGGACAACCTAATCGATCAACTATTTCTTTAAACGCATTGTCGTTTAATTCCCATTCGGTATCTTGAAATCGTTTGCGAGATAAAAGATCAGCGTTACTGTTATCTTTTGTGTTTATATATGACGCGAAGACAGTTATTCTACGCTGTTCACACCATTCCCAGAATGATCTAGTAATTTTATTCAAGTGCCTGTACTGAATACTACCCATTCTATTAAGACATGAAATTGCAGTGACGTTATCAATACGTAATAAAATTGATACGTTATATAATTCTTTTGCGAAACATTTGAGACCTAGAAAAGCTGCTTTCAGTTCCAGTTCATTTATATGCAAATCTGACTCATCACTTTTCCAATGTCCAAAGCATTCTTCACCATTGCTGAAAGCTCCCCAGCCAGATTGAGATGCGTCAGTAAATATTTCTAGATGGTAACTATTAGAACCTAGCGGTGTATAACCCGAATCAATGTGGTCTAACCACCAAAACAAATCAGCTTTTAGCCATTCAGGTAAAGAAATAATTTGTTCATAGGAAGGATTTTTAATTAAGCATCGATATTTATAACTTTCAAATTCTTTTGTGTAAAGGTACGAATATTTAATTGCGGGGCAAGCGGAAATAAGCAAGCCAAGAAGTCTTGCGAAGTTTCGTAATTTACATCTGTGTATATCTGTCAGAAAATAAACTATACGTTCcttaatttttgttttcttttctattgGCAAAGTAAGAGTCATATCTTTAGTATTAAAGACGAAACCTAAAAATTTGCATTTAGTATTGGGAACCAAGCAACTCTTCTTAGTGTTTATAACAAATCCCAAGCTTTCTAATAATTGTATAGTTTCACAGACATTAGTCTTACATTCTGAAAATGTTTTACCTATACAAAGAATATCGTCTAAATAAATAACCGACATAAAACGTTGTAAACGTAAGCATTGGGCCACGGGTTTTAGTAACTTTGTAAAAACATACGGTGCAGTGCATAAACCGAATGGTAAACAATtaaattcatacaaaatactattatattgAAATCGTAAATATTTCCTATGTGATTTATCTATCGCAACCAAAAAATATGCATCCTTTAAATCTATTGACGACATGTGATAATTTTTGTTTACTAATTTAGAGGCAGTGCGATAGTcctccattttaaaatgtttggtttcaatgaatttatttagggactttaaatttaatataaatcttttttcaCCATTTGGCTTAGGTACTAGAAatacttttgaaataaattgtCCTGGTACAGGTTCACATCGAGATATAGCATTAGCTtctaataacttatttatagaATCCATAAAATCGGTATGTTCTTGATGGTTTTTCGGTAAACAATTAGGGCTATCAGTACAGTTTGGTATACTTGTAAAGGGTATTTTGTAGCCTCGTATCCATGATAATATTGTAGGGTCTGTAGTTATATCAGACCAATTACGTTTAAAGTGCTGAAGTCTGCCAGCGAAACCTACCTCACAGTTTACTTGTGGTAAGAGCGACGCGGTGGCGGCGAGCGCTGGCCGGGCCGGTGATGCGCGCCGCGCGCTGAGCCCCGCGCCGCTGCCTGGTGCGGGCGGCCGCGGCCGCTGTCGCTGCTGCTCGCTGGCTTGTGGTCTACTTTGCGGTGCTGGGGCTTGAAGTTTAAACGACCTCTGCTATTTTTAGGAGTTTGTTTCGGTTGATTTTTCAAATCGTCCCCGGATCTTTGTATTGATTTTGCAGCTTTTACTTTTTCAGATATATTTTCGCCAAATAACCAAGATTGATCTCTGACCGATTCCATTAAAGTGTCCTTAAGTTGCATGTTGGTTGAAGAGATAACCATATTTCTTCGGGATTTTGTCTCCATAAAATGATTGTCGCATAAGATGCGGCAAGCGTCACTAATCGGTTTGAGTAACTTTTGCTTGGATGTTTCGTTGGAGAGAATCAGAGATGTAGCCGAAGCCAAGGCGGACAGGGCTATgccaatttgtttttgtttttgcatTAGAAAAGTGTCTCTTTTCACCAACGGATCGGAAAGGGCTGCCTTTGCCTCAGGGTTGAGGTTAGGTGCTATTAACAAATTGCAGTTGCTAGGAACCAGATATTCTTCCAGCAATTTTTCTTTAGTGTCTTTAAGCAGACCTTTAACGAGTATCTCTTGCCATCTACTCGCTACATCTTTGTGAATTGGTGGCCCCAGAGCAGTTTCACATCTAGGTGCGTCACCGAGAAGTTGTAAAATATCTCCTTCGAGTTCTTCTGCAACGATTGTTTCTGCGGTCGCATTATGATCTGCTATTATCGATGCTGTCGGAGGTGGTAACGGCGGCTTCGGCGGCGGCAGGA
The genomic region above belongs to Pectinophora gossypiella chromosome 4, ilPecGoss1.1, whole genome shotgun sequence and contains:
- the LOC126366423 gene encoding H/ACA ribonucleoprotein complex non-core subunit NAF1-like, with protein sequence MGKKRKHADSDEDYIRRKIRRLEEKLINKAKRNRVIYSSDDDLSSQSSDSPPPMEAECESPLPVIVHAPASPPSQPESPPPPDSPPPPPPSPLLPPPKPPLPPPTASIIADHNATAETIVAEELEGDILQLLGDAPRCETALGPPIHKDVASRWQEILVKGLLKDTKEKLLEEYLVPSNCNLLIAPNLNPEAKAALSDPLVKRDTFLMQKQKQIGIALSALASATSLILSNETSKQKLLKPISDACRILCDNHFMETKSRRNMVISSTNMQLKDTLMESVRDQSWLFGENISEKVKAAKSIQRSGDDLKNQPKQTPKNSRGRLNFKPQHRKVDHKPASSSDSGRGRPHQAAARGSARGAHHRPGQRSPPPRRSYHK